A part of Rattus rattus isolate New Zealand chromosome 6, Rrattus_CSIRO_v1, whole genome shotgun sequence genomic DNA contains:
- the Magohb gene encoding protein mago nashi homolog 2 isoform X1: protein MALASDFYLRYYVGHKGKFGHEFLEFEFRPDGKLRYANNSNYKNDVMIRKEAYVHKSVMEELKRIIDDSEITKEDDALWPPPDRVGRQELEIVIGDEHISFTTSKIGSLIDVNQSKDPEGLRVFYYLVQDLKCLVFSLIGLHFKIKPI from the exons ATGGCTTTAGCTAGTGATTTCTACCTGCGCTACTACGTCGGGCACAAGGGCAAGTTTGGGCACGAGTTTCTGGAGTTCGAGTTTCGGCCGGATG GGAAGCTTAGATATGCCAACAACAGCAATTATAAAAATGATGTGATGATCAGAAAAGAG GCTTATGTCCACAAGAGTGTAATGGAAGAACTGAAAAGGATCATTGACGACAGTGAAATTACAAAGGAGGACGACGCTCTGTGGCCGCCTCCTGACAGGGTTGGCCGGCAG GAACTTGAAATCGTAATCGGGGATGAACACATTTCTTTTACCACATCAAAAATAGGTTCTCTCATTGATGTAAATCAGTCAAA agatCCCGAAGGCCTCCGTGTATTTTACTATTTGGTGCAAGACCTGAAATGTTTAGTGTTCAGCCTCATTGGTCTACACTTCAAGATTAAGCCGATTTGA
- the Magohb gene encoding protein mago nashi homolog 2 isoform X2, with protein MIRKEAYVHKSVMEELKRIIDDSEITKEDDALWPPPDRVGRQELEIVIGDEHISFTTSKIGSLIDVNQSKDPEGLRVFYYLVQDLKCLVFSLIGLHFKIKPI; from the exons ATGATCAGAAAAGAG GCTTATGTCCACAAGAGTGTAATGGAAGAACTGAAAAGGATCATTGACGACAGTGAAATTACAAAGGAGGACGACGCTCTGTGGCCGCCTCCTGACAGGGTTGGCCGGCAG GAACTTGAAATCGTAATCGGGGATGAACACATTTCTTTTACCACATCAAAAATAGGTTCTCTCATTGATGTAAATCAGTCAAA agatCCCGAAGGCCTCCGTGTATTTTACTATTTGGTGCAAGACCTGAAATGTTTAGTGTTCAGCCTCATTGGTCTACACTTCAAGATTAAGCCGATTTGA